A part of Larkinella insperata genomic DNA contains:
- the ruvC gene encoding crossover junction endodeoxyribonuclease RuvC, protein MPVSTPAPEHELYEKIILGVDPGTQIAGYGVIGIRKAQMDMLQYGVIHLSKYSTHELKLKKLFERMIQLIEEYLPDEMAIEDPFFGKNVQAMLKLGRAQGVVMAAALSRGIPIVEYAPRRVKQSVTGNGNAAKEQVSHMVGHLLRVELDPEFFDATDALAIAICHYFHKDALPGKKSTGKKTKKGAWSAFVNENPGRIS, encoded by the coding sequence ATGCCCGTTTCAACTCCCGCTCCCGAACATGAACTGTACGAAAAGATTATTCTGGGCGTCGATCCCGGCACTCAGATTGCGGGCTATGGGGTCATCGGAATTCGGAAAGCCCAGATGGATATGTTGCAATACGGTGTCATTCACCTGAGCAAATATAGCACCCACGAACTGAAATTAAAGAAACTCTTTGAGCGGATGATTCAGCTCATTGAAGAATACCTGCCCGACGAGATGGCGATTGAGGACCCGTTTTTCGGCAAAAACGTGCAGGCTATGCTCAAATTGGGCCGGGCGCAGGGCGTGGTAATGGCGGCTGCGCTGTCGCGCGGAATTCCGATTGTTGAGTACGCTCCCCGCCGGGTCAAGCAGTCGGTGACGGGCAACGGGAATGCCGCCAAGGAGCAGGTTTCGCACATGGTGGGCCATTTGCTGCGGGTTGAACTGGACCCCGAGTTTTTTGATGCCACCGACGCGCTGGCGATCGCCATTTGTCATTACTTCCACAAAGACGCCCTGCCGGGTAAAAAATCAACTGGTAAAAAAACGAAAAAAGGGGCCTGGTCGGCGTTTGTGAACGAAAATCCCGGACGGATCTCCTGA
- a CDS encoding lysylphosphatidylglycerol synthase transmembrane domain-containing protein has protein sequence MQSNGFVPQRTYSRTKKIAFWSKIGILLLIVSYIFLTVNRQQHDFQSAWRYWQNANWLSFSAFLLLLLTPVNWLLEALKWQILVRRVEPISLGEATQGVLAGLAMGFALPAQLGDTAGRLLSLRSDQRWEGIGAALVSGGMQFFAALFFGTVALFVRLQTGATELPMAQWILFWLLLLTLALGLLAGWFRHRLAHLPFRWMQRWEKYWAVAAHYTTPELWLAFGVAALRYLTFSLQFYLAMNLFGIDLPIRETTTGIGLVYLGKTIIPAFNLLSDLGVREATSMWVFGQWQVPATQILSATLTLWLINILAPVLVGLFWVWKLKLTNRH, from the coding sequence ATGCAAAGTAACGGTTTCGTCCCGCAAAGAACGTATTCCAGGACCAAAAAAATCGCGTTTTGGTCAAAAATCGGTATCCTTCTCCTGATTGTCAGCTATATTTTTTTAACCGTTAACCGTCAGCAACACGATTTCCAATCGGCCTGGCGGTATTGGCAAAATGCCAACTGGCTTAGCTTCTCCGCCTTTCTCCTCCTGCTGCTCACGCCCGTCAACTGGTTACTGGAAGCCCTGAAGTGGCAGATTCTGGTCCGCCGGGTCGAACCCATTTCGCTGGGGGAAGCCACGCAGGGCGTTCTGGCGGGGTTAGCGATGGGGTTTGCCCTGCCCGCTCAGTTGGGCGACACGGCCGGGCGGCTGCTGTCGCTGCGCTCCGACCAACGCTGGGAAGGCATCGGGGCCGCGCTGGTTTCAGGTGGGATGCAGTTTTTCGCGGCCTTATTTTTCGGCACCGTCGCCCTGTTTGTTCGGTTGCAGACCGGGGCAACGGAGCTGCCAATGGCCCAGTGGATCTTGTTCTGGCTCCTGCTGCTGACGCTTGCGCTGGGTTTGCTGGCGGGCTGGTTTCGACACCGGCTGGCCCACCTCCCGTTCCGCTGGATGCAGCGCTGGGAAAAATACTGGGCCGTCGCTGCCCACTACACCACCCCCGAACTCTGGCTGGCCTTCGGGGTGGCAGCACTGCGTTACCTGACCTTTTCGCTGCAATTCTACCTGGCCATGAATTTATTCGGTATTGACCTGCCCATCCGGGAAACCACCACGGGCATCGGACTCGTTTACCTGGGCAAAACAATTATTCCGGCTTTCAACCTGCTGAGTGATCTGGGCGTCCGGGAAGCAACGTCGATGTGGGTTTTCGGCCAGTGGCAGGTGCCCGCAACCCAGATTCTGTCGGCGACCCTCACCCTGTGGCTGATCAACATCCTGGCTCCGGTGCTGGTCGGGTTGTTCTGGGTCTGGAAATTAAAACTGACAAACCGTCACTAG
- a CDS encoding glycosyltransferase, with translation MIYVLIGISILYALFTLILAVTWWRMPVFRASSAPPPGNLPRISVIIPVRNEAFTLPLLLADLKAQTYAPDLFEVIVADDSSTDNTLQIAQELARAVPYALRPLPLANEPTTSPKKRAIRQSITQATGDLIVTTDGDCRVGPRWLESIAVFYQQTGARLISGPISFNSDHTVFGNLQTVESSSLIGAGACTMYLGSPTMCNGANLTYEKRVFEAVSGFDGIDHVASGDDELLMHKIASRYPGGVKFLKSPDAIVHTAPQPGLRAFYHQRKRWASKWRAYQSILPSLLAVFIFASNLAVPLAVIGYWCFGVSGYQLIGLTALKAVPEWLFLGSVLTFLKKKRVLIWIPVTQLVYPLYVVFFGLAAQQKGFRWKGRDLQ, from the coding sequence ATGATTTACGTCCTGATCGGTATATCCATTCTCTACGCGTTGTTTACCTTGATTCTGGCCGTCACCTGGTGGCGAATGCCCGTTTTTAGGGCTTCGTCGGCTCCTCCCCCGGGCAATTTGCCCAGGATCAGCGTCATTATTCCGGTTCGGAATGAAGCGTTTACGCTGCCGCTGTTGCTGGCGGACTTAAAAGCCCAGACGTATGCGCCCGATCTTTTTGAAGTCATCGTGGCCGATGATTCTTCCACCGACAACACCCTGCAAATCGCGCAGGAACTGGCCAGGGCCGTTCCCTACGCCCTGCGCCCGCTGCCCCTCGCCAACGAACCGACGACCTCTCCCAAGAAGCGGGCTATCCGTCAGAGCATCACCCAGGCCACCGGCGACCTGATTGTCACCACCGACGGCGACTGCCGCGTGGGGCCGCGGTGGCTGGAAAGCATTGCGGTTTTTTACCAGCAAACCGGCGCCCGGCTGATCAGCGGTCCCATCAGTTTTAACTCCGACCACACGGTTTTCGGCAACCTGCAAACCGTGGAAAGCAGCAGTTTGATCGGCGCGGGAGCCTGCACCATGTACCTGGGTTCACCAACCATGTGCAACGGCGCTAACCTGACCTACGAAAAACGGGTTTTTGAAGCCGTAAGCGGTTTTGACGGCATCGACCACGTAGCTTCCGGCGACGATGAGCTGCTCATGCACAAAATCGCGAGCCGCTATCCTGGCGGGGTTAAGTTTCTGAAAAGCCCGGACGCCATTGTCCATACGGCTCCGCAGCCGGGCCTGCGCGCCTTTTACCACCAGCGGAAACGCTGGGCCAGCAAATGGCGGGCTTACCAGAGCATCTTGCCGTCGCTGCTGGCGGTTTTCATCTTTGCCAGCAACCTGGCCGTTCCGCTGGCCGTGATCGGGTACTGGTGCTTCGGGGTTTCCGGTTACCAACTTATCGGCCTGACTGCCTTGAAAGCTGTGCCGGAGTGGCTATTTTTGGGCTCCGTGCTGACGTTTCTGAAAAAGAAGCGCGTCCTGATCTGGATTCCGGTTACTCAACTGGTCTATCCGCTGTACGTTGTTTTTTTTGGATTAGCCGCCCAGCAAAAAGGGTTTCGGTGGAAGGGCCGGGACCTGCAGTAA